One window of the Eucalyptus grandis isolate ANBG69807.140 chromosome 6, ASM1654582v1, whole genome shotgun sequence genome contains the following:
- the LOC104424204 gene encoding glutamate receptor 2.7-like yields MDTYVGKMSKTCLEMAIHDFYTAHENYTTRLVLHTRNSSGDAVVATSAAIELLNNYQVKAILGPQQSRQADFIADIGNTTQVPIISFTATSPLLSHLETPYFIRMAQVDTSQLKAIAAIVNAVKWSEVVPIYERSHYGSGIISYIADAMQGIGTRIPYRCGISPSATDDQILKGLYNLMTMQTRVFIVHMLPNLAYRLFLKAKEAGMMSKGYAWIVTDGIASLLSSMDPDVINSMQGVIGVKTYLPPTKELHQFTKRWEQQFHKKYPGINHVQLNAFGLGAYDSIFALAMAVEKADIANSQFSKPAIQDKMTDLETIGVLESGQKLLQSVLKTKFTGLSGGVEFINGQLPISAFQVVNLVGNDAISIGHWTENSITDQLPASNENSTSEKNFLKKVVWPGKSGRIPKGWDIPVNEKKLRVGVPVKAGFSQFINVETDPQTNAPNVTGYCKEVFEAVMKSLPYAVTYEYEPFETSEGSGESAGTYDDLVGNVSTETNTGRYDAVIGDITIRSNHAEFVDFMLPYTDHGAVH; encoded by the exons ATGGATACATATGTTGGGAAGATGAGCAAAACATGCCTCGAGATGGCAATCCATGATTTCTACACTGCACACGAGAATTACACTACAAGACTAGTCCTTCACACGAGAAACTCATCAGGCGATGCAGTTGTGGCTACATCTGCAG cAATAGAATTGTTAAATAATTATCAAGTCAAGGCCATTCTGGGGCCTCAACAATCGAGACAAGCAGATTTTATAGCTGACATTGGGAACACAACTCAGGTCCCTATAATTTCCTTCACTGCGACAAGCCCTTTGCTTTCGCACCTTGAAACTCCCTACTTCATCCGAATGGCTCAAGTGGACACCTCTCAGCTAAAAGCTATAGCTGCCATTGTCAACGCCGTCAAGTGGAGTGAAGTTGTACCTATTTATGAACGCTCTCATTACGGAAGTGGAATCATCTCTTATATTGCTGATGCCATGCAAGGAATCGGCACAAGGATACCGTACCGGTGTGGAATCTCTCCTTCAGCTACAGATGATCAGATCCTGAAAGGGCTCTACAATTTAATGACTATGCAAACACGTGTTTTCATTGTTCATATGTTGCCAAATCTTGCATACCGACTTTTTCTCAAGGCAAAGGAAGCAGGAATGATGAGCAAAGGATATGCCTGGATAGTCACGGATGGGATTGCAAGCCTTCTCAGCTCCATGGACCCTGATGTCATCAATTCTATGCAAGGAGTTATAGGTGTGAAGACTTACCTTCCTCCAACCAAAGAGCTACACCAATTCACGAAGAGATGGGAACAGCAGTTTCATAAGAAATATCCAGGAATAAACCATGTTCAGCTAAATGCCTTTGGCCTAGGTGCCTATGATAGCATTTTTGCTTTGGCAATGGCAGTAGAAAAGGCTGATATAGCGAACTCACAATTTAGTAAACCAGCCATCCAGGATAAGATGACTGACCTGGAAACCATTGGTGTCTTAGAGTCGGGACAAAAGTTGCTCCAGTCAGTTTTGAAGACCAAATTCACTGGATTGAGTGGTGGAGTTGAATTCATAAATGGACAATTACCGATATCTGCCTTTCAAGTTGTGAACTTGGTTGGAAACGATGCAATATCAATTGGACATTGGACAGAGAATAGCATCACAGACCAACTTCCTGCCAGTAATGAGAACTCAACCAGCGAGaagaattttctgaaaaaagtTGTTTGGCCTGGTAAATCAGGAAGAATCCCAAAAGGTTGGGATATTCCAGTAAATGAGAAGAAGTTGAGGGTTGGAGTCCCGGTAAAAGCCGGATTTAGCCAATTCATAAATGTGGAAACAGATCCTCAGACAAATGCTCCCAATGTTACTGGTTATTGCAAAGAAGTGTTCGAAGCTGTCATGAAATCATTGCCGTATGCTGTTACCTATGAGTATGAACCCTTCGAGACTAGTGAAGGCAGTGGAGAAAGTGCGGGAACTTATGATGATCTTGTTGGAAATGTCTCGACTGAG ACCAACACAGGGCGTTATGATGCTGTCATTGGTGACATAACCATAAGGTCGAACCATGCCGAATTTGTGGATTTCATGCTTCCTTACACAGACCATGGAGCTGTACATTAG